The Luteitalea sp. genomic sequence ATGGACGCAAGACGATGCAGAAGCGTCATGCTCCCTCCAGCACGCTGGTGACGGCGAACGAGACCCGGGTCCAGCGTTCCCGATGCCGCTCGAGCTGCCGCCGGCCGGACGCGGTAAGCCGGTAGTACTTGGCGCGGCGATTGTTCTCGGTCGGGCGCCATTCGGCCTTGAGCTTGCCGTCCTGCTCCAGCCGGTACAGAGAGGGGAACAGCGAGCCTGGATTGACGTGGAACTCGTCGTGACTGAGCG encodes the following:
- a CDS encoding PadR family transcriptional regulator — translated: MILTILAREPLHGYGISQRLTTLSHDEFHVNPGSLFPSLYRLEQDGKLKAEWRPTENNRRAKYYRLTASGRRQLERHRERWTRVSFAVTSVLEGA